From a single Sorghum bicolor cultivar BTx623 chromosome 5, Sorghum_bicolor_NCBIv3, whole genome shotgun sequence genomic region:
- the LOC110435977 gene encoding extensin-2-like: MAFTKCKTTRNAHLTSTFLLILLIICSTSPSCQGQDQAHEEKSHHHHHASPPPPPVPLSPPRSLLEVPHQHHHKSPPPPAVSLSPTRSLSEMSHHHHHKSPPTPPAPSSPPRGLFETTHHHHHHGLPPPPSVPLSPPRRLSEMSHHHHHWSPEPPPPALSSQPCSLSELSSPMAKGKPDTCYPYNNRFCLTYDCENMCEANGFKRKKSYCIERPDAKWECCCKN; this comes from the exons ATGGCATTCACAAAATGCAAGACAACGAGGAATGCACACCTGACAAGTACTTTTCTCTTGATACTTCTGATCATTTGTTCAACCTCTCCATCATGCCAAG GCCAAGACCAGGCCCACGAAG AGAAGTCCCACCATCATCATCACGCGTCACCTCCGCCTCCGCCAGTGCCATTATCCCCACCACGCAGTTTGCTTGAGGTGCCACACCAGCATCACCATAAGTCACCACCACCGCCGGCAGTGTCGTTGTCACCAACACGCAGTTTGTCTGAGATGTcgcaccatcatcaccacaagTCGCCACCAACACCACCAGCGCCATCATCACCACCACGCGGCTTGTTTGAGACAacgcaccaccatcatcaccacgGGTTACCACCTCCACCATCTGTGCCGTTGTCACCACCACGCCGTTTGTCTGAGATGtcacaccatcatcaccattggTCACCGGAACCGCCACCGCCGGCACTGTCATCTCAACCATGTAGTTTGTCTGAGTTGTCGTCTCCAATGGCAAAGGGAAAGCCCGATACGTGCTACCCTTACAATAACAGATTCTGTCTGACTTATGACTGCGAGAACATGTGCGAGGCAAACGGCTTTAAACGCAAGAAAAGCTACTGTATCGAGAGACCGGATGCTAAATGGGAATGCTGCTGCAAAAATTAA